In one window of uncultured Acetobacteroides sp. DNA:
- a CDS encoding RNA polymerase sigma factor has product MEPESCFKNIHQELIEGCKVFRSDSQMEVYKIYYKTMYNTAYRMVHHSAEAEDCMQEAFLKAFTKIGSYQNEVSFGAWLKRIVVNTCLDKLRQRRLEFAPDDQFPDKEDEPSSDIDCDENMTVECIKRCIEMLPESYRIIINLFLIEGYDHEEIADILHISNAASRTQLHRAKQKLGLLIKEKQKTIYNG; this is encoded by the coding sequence ATGGAACCAGAATCCTGCTTTAAAAACATACATCAGGAGCTAATTGAAGGATGCAAGGTATTCCGATCCGATAGTCAAATGGAGGTCTACAAGATCTACTACAAGACTATGTACAATACGGCCTACCGCATGGTGCACCATAGCGCCGAGGCGGAGGATTGCATGCAGGAGGCGTTTCTGAAGGCATTTACCAAGATTGGCAGCTACCAAAACGAGGTTAGCTTCGGGGCTTGGCTAAAGCGCATCGTCGTGAACACCTGTCTGGACAAGCTGCGCCAGCGCAGGCTGGAGTTTGCCCCCGACGACCAGTTCCCCGACAAGGAGGACGAACCATCATCGGATATCGACTGCGACGAAAACATGACGGTGGAGTGCATCAAGCGGTGCATCGAGATGCTGCCGGAAAGCTACCGGATAATCATCAACCTCTTTTTGATTGAGGGGTACGATCACGAGGAAATCGCCGACATCCTGCACATATCGAACGCAGCGTCGAGAACCCAGCTGCATCGTGCCAAGCAAAAGCTGGGACTACTAATTAAGGAAAAACAAAAAACAATATACAATGGCTAG
- a CDS encoding TonB-dependent receptor — MDFESPRFERSARVKVSRSCCAGLMLLSLVSVQGMAQSDTTIVSSRKLDEVVVKATQRKNAFSKLTRVVSTITKEELKASPIQSVADVLAYAAGVDIRTRGPVGVQADISVRGGSFDQVLILLNGVNITDPQTGHHNLNLPVDISAIERIEILQGPGARSFGPNAFSGAINFITTSTASHQTRVSVAGGDFGYLSLGATTSATKGDLGVFISANRQQSSGYVSNTDFEVNNFYGSFTYKNQKVGDWDLSTGVQDKGFGANSFYSVKYPNEYEATKTYFSSLRWGKDFGAFDLSATGYWRRHFDRFELFRYDPLPFYKNHNYHRTDVYGGNLKLTIFSLLGKTLVGAELREEDILSNVLGDVLSKPVKIIGTNLFYTNGVDRFNTSAFVEHSYNYRNLFLSAGLMFNNSNDFGSSWYWGADASYLLGQSGLKVFASANQSYRLPTFTDLYYKSSVHDGNPNLKPEKAITYEGGLKFEKSFWMAQASVYRRLADNSIDRVKLPTEAKTTTRNLTDIHTTGVELTTSYSPNGRFFKGIAASYTYQTQGKDSSKYISMYVLDYLSYKATLSGTIGLIKNVTLNVRGCYQDRKGTYTDPKGVEEAYDPFFTLDAKLMYTYKSISTFAEASNLLNKRYYDLGNIPQPQRWFKAGIAVTF; from the coding sequence ATGGATTTTGAATCCCCAAGGTTCGAGCGTTCTGCTCGCGTAAAGGTTAGCCGTAGCTGCTGTGCTGGATTGATGCTGCTCTCGCTGGTGAGCGTGCAGGGCATGGCGCAAAGCGATACCACCATTGTCTCGTCGAGGAAGCTCGATGAGGTTGTTGTTAAGGCCACGCAGCGCAAGAATGCCTTCTCGAAGCTTACCCGTGTTGTATCTACCATAACCAAGGAGGAGCTAAAGGCTTCGCCCATCCAGAGCGTGGCCGATGTCCTTGCGTATGCGGCGGGTGTTGATATTCGTACCAGAGGTCCTGTAGGTGTGCAGGCTGATATCTCGGTTCGGGGAGGGTCGTTCGATCAGGTGCTGATCCTCCTTAACGGCGTAAACATTACCGACCCTCAAACAGGGCACCATAACCTCAACCTACCGGTCGATATCTCGGCCATCGAGCGCATTGAGATTCTTCAGGGACCTGGCGCCCGTAGCTTCGGACCCAATGCCTTTAGCGGTGCCATCAACTTTATAACCACATCTACGGCCAGCCATCAAACCAGGGTTAGCGTTGCTGGAGGCGACTTCGGATACCTCTCGCTTGGGGCAACCACCTCGGCAACCAAGGGCGATTTGGGCGTGTTTATTTCGGCCAATCGCCAGCAGTCGTCGGGCTACGTCAGCAATACCGATTTCGAGGTTAACAACTTCTACGGCAGCTTCACCTACAAGAACCAGAAGGTGGGCGATTGGGATTTAAGCACCGGCGTTCAGGATAAGGGATTCGGGGCAAACAGCTTTTACTCGGTAAAGTATCCGAACGAGTACGAGGCCACCAAAACCTACTTCAGCAGCTTACGCTGGGGCAAAGATTTCGGGGCATTCGACCTGTCGGCAACCGGGTACTGGCGTCGCCATTTCGACCGTTTCGAGCTTTTTCGGTACGATCCGCTTCCTTTCTACAAGAACCATAACTACCACCGTACCGATGTTTACGGCGGCAACCTGAAGCTAACCATCTTCTCGTTGCTCGGTAAAACGCTAGTGGGCGCCGAGCTGCGCGAGGAGGATATCCTCTCCAACGTGCTCGGCGATGTGCTGAGCAAGCCTGTTAAGATTATTGGAACCAACCTATTCTATACGAATGGCGTCGATCGGTTTAACACCAGCGCATTTGTGGAGCACTCCTACAATTATAGAAACCTGTTCCTCTCGGCGGGTTTGATGTTCAACAACTCGAACGATTTTGGAAGCAGCTGGTACTGGGGGGCCGATGCCAGCTACCTGCTAGGGCAGTCTGGCCTGAAGGTGTTTGCCTCGGCCAACCAGTCGTACCGCCTGCCAACCTTTACCGACCTGTACTACAAAAGCTCGGTACACGATGGCAATCCTAACCTAAAGCCCGAGAAGGCCATTACCTACGAGGGCGGGCTTAAGTTCGAGAAGAGCTTCTGGATGGCGCAGGCATCGGTATACCGCCGCTTGGCCGATAACTCTATAGATAGGGTAAAGCTACCCACCGAGGCAAAAACAACAACCCGAAACCTGACAGATATTCACACCACGGGTGTTGAGCTAACCACTTCGTACAGCCCCAACGGCAGGTTCTTTAAGGGCATTGCAGCATCCTACACCTACCAAACTCAGGGTAAGGATAGCAGCAAGTATATATCGATGTATGTGCTCGACTACCTCAGCTACAAGGCGACCCTTTCTGGCACTATTGGTTTGATTAAGAACGTTACGCTGAATGTTAGAGGCTGCTATCAGGATAGAAAGGGAACCTACACCGATCCTAAAGGGGTGGAGGAGGCCTACGATCCCTTTTTTACCCTCGATGCCAAGCTGATGTACACCTACAAAAGCATATCAACCTTTGCCGAGGCCTCGAACCTGCTTAACAAGCGGTACTACGACTTGGGGAATATCCCACAGCCGCAACGCTGGTTTAAGGCGGGGATCGCGGTAACATTTTAG